The Arachis duranensis cultivar V14167 chromosome 2, aradu.V14167.gnm2.J7QH, whole genome shotgun sequence genome has a window encoding:
- the LOC107476276 gene encoding LOW QUALITY PROTEIN: uncharacterized protein LOC107476276 (The sequence of the model RefSeq protein was modified relative to this genomic sequence to represent the inferred CDS: substituted 2 bases at 2 genomic stop codons), producing MAMVTASSIVGLHPMLVSPPLFHCSPQLPHLHLPTTHSSHLFATRPLLRPHKCFVTKDDFSIIHNGAEAEGEEEEELEEKSETILHSFSPLPLLFAAALLPGAGAVSSTFGPFVQLVKSWNLPDWLVHWGHPGNMAVVLFAMGGYGTYLGFRIKYSDDVEEKAKAKDLHPKLLAGMFFFFALGATGGVTSLLTSDKPIFESPHAVTGAIGLTFSFPFFIDFRNSFPCFYTFQHLYVXFIEXLQGNPGLRNVHGILGSGIMTLFLIHAALGLQLGFSY from the exons ATGGCCATGGTTACTGCTTCTTCTATTGTTGGTCTCCATCCTATGTTGGTTTCACCTCCTTTATTCCACTGTTCTCCTCAACTACCACACCTTCACCTTCCAACTACTCATTCTTCTCACCTTTTTGCAACAAGACCTCTGCTTCGCCCCCACAAGTGTTTTGTGACAAAAGACGACTTTTCCATAATCCATAATGGAGCTGAAgcagaaggagaagaagaagaagaattggaaGAGAAGAGTGAAACTATCTTACATTCCTTTTCTCCATTGCCACTACTGTTTGCAGCTGCTCTTCTACCCGGAG CTGGAGCTGTGAGTTCTACATTTGGGCCATTTGTTCAGCTTGTCAAATCATGGAACCTTCCAGATTGGCTTGTGCATTGGGGTCACCCTGGCAACATG GCAGTTGTGCTCTTTGCTATGGGTGGCTATGGTACCTATCTTGGTTTTCGCATTAAATATTCTGATGATGTG GAAGAAAAGGCTAAGGCCAAGGACTTGCATCCAAAGCTTTTAGCTGGTATGTTTTTCTTCTTTGCTCTTGGTGCTACCGGGGGAGTAACATCTCTACTCACATCAGATAAACCCATTTTTGAGAG TCCTCATGCTGTTACAGGTGCTATAGGCCTTACtttttctttcccatttttcattgattttagAAACAGCTTCCCTTGTTTTTACACTTTTCAGCACTTATATGTTTAATTCATTGAGTAATTGCAGGGAAATCCTGGACTAAGGAATGTTCATGGTATCTTGGGAAGTGGCATCATGactctttttcttattcatgCTGCCCTTGGACTTCAATTAGGCTTCAGTTATTGA